Proteins encoded in a region of the Zea mays cultivar B73 chromosome 4, Zm-B73-REFERENCE-NAM-5.0, whole genome shotgun sequence genome:
- the LOC103652715 gene encoding scarecrow-like protein 9 isoform X4: MSMATTPEEFFIKDLMEQPPLSPPVFLDLPHKPNASNEDRHHVPNNDMTLPYISRMLMEDDDDELGDHPALLQVQQPFAEILSSPPLVGNNTNNSEGPNDFLHEGTYELLDQTEESNIINSRVNRAVMMTTNELEDRCANEMVDKMILHAYETCIGGMERVTIDVEKRNRKRKAAAAARGGVVDIRRVLTSCAQALAADDHATARELLKRIKQHASATGDTTQRLAHCFAKGLEARILGTGGRIWPLLVLEYPSGVELLKAYSLYSEACCFITVTFIFSAMIIMQAMAGKSRLHIVDYGTRFGFQWAGLLRLLASKEGDLPEVEITAIARPTPICYPGEQIEKVGSRLMQCAHELGLPSFKFHAVTKNWEDATCTMEDHLHRDADEVLVVIDLFSFSILMEESMFFDAPSPRDTVLCNIRKMRPDVFIQSVVNRSYGSSFLSRFREILFYCTAMFDMLDATLPRESESRLVFEKLVLGCYAFNGISCEGSDLVLRPEKYRQWQARNERAGLRQLPLKPSIVKVVKDEVMKHYHKDFLVCQDGQWLLQGWMGRVLTAHTTWVANGDASSG; this comes from the coding sequence ATGAGCATGGCCACCACACCGGAGGAATTCTTCATCAAGGATCTCATGGAGCAGCCACCATTGTCCCCACCTGTCTTCCTTGACCTCCCCCACAAGCCCAATGCCAGCAATGAGGACCGGCATCATGTCCCTAACAATGACATGACGCTCCCTTACATCTCACGCATGCTCATGGAGGACGATGACGATGAGCTTGGTGATCACCCTGCGCTACTCCAGGTGCAGCAGCCCTTCGCTGAgatcctctcctcccctccccttgTTGGCAATAACACAAACAACAGCGAGGGGCCGAATGATTTCTTGCATGAAGGTACATATGAGCTGCTGGATCAAACCGAGGAAAGCAACATTATTAATAGCAGGGTCAACAGAGCTGTGATGATGACGACCAATGAGCTAGAGGACAGATGTGCCAACGAGATGGTCGACAAAATGATACTTCATGCCTACGAGACATGCATCGGGGGCATGGAGCGTGTCACCATCGATGTGGAGAAGAGAAACAGGAAGCGgaaagcggcggcggcggcgaggggcGGTGTGGTCGACATACGTAGGGTGTTGACCTCCTGTGCGCAGGCTCTTGCAGCGGATGACCACGCGACAGCGCGTGAGCTACTGAAGCGGATCAAGCAAcacgcttcagcgacaggggacaCCACCCAACGACTAGCTCATTGTTTCGCCAAGGGGCTAGAGGCACGGATACTGGGCACAGGTGGCCGGATCTGGCCGTTGCTTGTGTTGGAGTACCCCTCCGGTGTGGAGCTCCTCAAGGCCTACAGCCTCTACTCTGAAGCTTGCTGCTTCATCACCGTGACGTTCATTTTCTCAGCAATGATCATCATGCAGGCCATGGCAGGCAAGAGCAGGTTGCACATCGTGGATTACGGCACGCGGTTTGGGTTCCAATGGGCTGGCTTGCTCCGCCTGCTGGCGAGTAAAGAAGGCGACCTGCCGGAGGTGGAGATCACTGCCATAGCCCGCCCCACGCCCATTTGCTACCCAGGCGAGCAGATTGAGAAAGTAGGGTCCCGGCTCATGCAATGTGCCCATGAGCTTGGCTTGCCTTCATTCAAGTTCCACGCAGTGACCAAAAACTGGGAGGATGCTACTTGTACCATGGAGGATCACTTGCACAGAGACGCCGACGAGGTGCTTGTCGTGATTGACCTCTTCAGTTTCAGCATCTTGATGGAGGAGAGCATGTTCTTCGACGCTCCAAGCCCTAGGGACACTGTCCTCTGCAACATCAGGAAGATGAGGCCAGACGTGTTCATCCAGAGCGTTGTGAACCGGTCTTATGGTTCCTCCTTCCTGTCACGGTTTCGGGAGATACTCTTCTACTGCACGGCTATGTTCGACATGTTGGACGCAACCTTGCCGAGGGAGAGCGAATCTCGACTGGTGTTCGAGAAACTCGTTCTGGGATGCTACGCGTTCAATGGCATCTCCTGTGAGGGCAGCGACCTCGTGCTGCGCCCTGAGAAGTATAGACAGTGGCAGGCAAGAAACGAGCGAGCAGGCCTACGGCAGCTGCCGCTGAAACCAAGCATTGTGAAGGTTGTGAAAGACGAGGTCATGAAGCATTACCACAAAGATTTCTTGGTTTGCCAGGATGGCCAATGGCTTCTGCAAGGATGGATGGGGCGGGTCCTCACTGCCCACACGACATGGGTTGCGAACGGAGACGCCTCTTCTGgatga